In the genome of Leptospira ryugenii, the window AAGAGAACCTCCCGCACCCTGAATCGATTTTCCCATAGCATCCGCGTTTAGAAACACAGTGTACTTTTTGCCAATCAAATAAATGGAGTCTATGACAGAAAGATCCCCGCCAATTTCAGATCTTTTGTTGCGAAAAGAAAATTCCTTTAGTTGTCTTTCTAAGATACTCGTCGTTATTGTTTCCGATTTCGAGAATATCCCTCTGAGAGGTTTTATCAACAAAGAGGTTAGAAAATAATCTCCATCTTGTTTTTCTTTTAGTTTTTGAATTTCTTTGATCGTGAGGTTGAGTTCAGTTGTCCTTTGGACTACTTTATCTTCTAGATGGTTTTGGTGTTCAGAAAGTTCGGTTTTCATACCGACAAATACTCTTCCCATCTGCCCTATCTCATCAGCTCTCTTGGTCGGCAAAGATTCCGGATTCCAACTTTCAAGATTATTCATGGCACCGGTCAATAATTTGATCGCTTCCACAATATCTTGGGCAAAAACAAAAGAGATCAAAAAGATAACTCCAAATAACACAATGGAGGCGATGATAAAAAATGTCCAAATTCTAAGAGTTTTGCTCTCTACTTCATTTTCATCAATCACGACAGTAAAATTCAAATCCTTGACTGTATTCTCTCTCGCTGTATAAGGCAATTTTACAAGATAATATGGTTTATCTTTAAAATGAAATCGATGGCCACTTTCGAGTGCATCTGGTTCTTCTTTGATCAAATCCCTCATGATTTGGGAACCTGTTGTCTTTACTTTGCCCCCTTGGAAAATGGCCAAGTGGATTCTATTGTCGCGAGATATATTTTTTGTGAAGGCATCATCCACTACTTGGCCGATTAGAATTGTACCTTTCCCAAACAAAGGTGCAGCCAATCGAAACCCTAAACCACTATGGCCATCCTCTAAACTTGCGGATGATTCACCTCTCAGTGCTTTCTGAATAAGTGGTTGCATAGACTTATCATCGCCGAAGTCATTTGGTCTATGCACGCGGAACCAAACTTTTCCACGGGAATCACCAATTTCAAAAATCGAAAGTTCATAGCGATCCATTAGTTCTTTCAGAAATGGTAATTCAGAAAGTAAGATTGCCCGATTGCTAAATCCGGAACTGAGCAAATTTTTTGTTTTGGAATTAAGCGTAATTTCATTCAGAAATAACCGTAGCTTCTCTTCTTTAAATTCTAACTCTCTTTGGAAATTCCGAGAGAGATCTTCTGCTCTTTGGGTCTGTGGGATGTTCTTTACAGCTTGGAGTAAATATGCGAAACTTGTCGTAAGAGCAATTACTAAAAGGATTTGGCTCAAGCTCAAAATGAGTAAAAATTTATATCGAATGCTCATAAATCTGGTTTCCTTACTTATTTTTAACATGATTTGATTTCAGATTCATTACATTCACGAAAAGAAACGGTATCAAGGAGCAAAATCAGATCATGAAATCCACTACTTTTGTTTTCTTTCTACTAATCCTTGCTATATTGCTGTGGCTATTCATAGAGATACTCATCCAAAGAAGCATCTTTAAAAAAATAAAAATTCGCATTCAGGTAAATGGCACGCGAGGAAAGTCAAGTGTAACACGATTGATCCGAGCTGGTATAGCTGAAGCCGGTCATTCTGTTTTGGCAAAGACAACCGGAACCATGGCAAGAATCATCCTTCCCAACAATTCAGAAAGAAATGTGATTCGCTGGGGTAAACCATCCATTCTAGAGCAAATACAAATTTTAAAAACTGCAATCTCCGAGAAGGCAAATGCCCTGGTTGTTGAATGTATGGCGCTCGAACCAAGGTATCAATATGTTTCGGAGGTAAAGATGATCCGATCTACCGTTGCTGTGATCACAAATGTTCGTCCGGATCATTTAGAAATTATGGGCCCGACTCTTAGAGATGTGACCTTAGCCTTAGCTTCGTCCATACCGTATAACGCGCATTTATTTGCTACTCGTAATGAGTTTCCTGATATCTTTGAATTTGCTTGTAAAGAACGGAATACGCAATTGCATTGGATAGGGAAAGAGGACGTAGATTCTATCCCAGAAGAGATGTTACAAACTT includes:
- a CDS encoding SpoIIE family protein phosphatase, which codes for MSIRYKFLLILSLSQILLVIALTTSFAYLLQAVKNIPQTQRAEDLSRNFQRELEFKEEKLRLFLNEITLNSKTKNLLSSGFSNRAILLSELPFLKELMDRYELSIFEIGDSRGKVWFRVHRPNDFGDDKSMQPLIQKALRGESSASLEDGHSGLGFRLAAPLFGKGTILIGQVVDDAFTKNISRDNRIHLAIFQGGKVKTTGSQIMRDLIKEEPDALESGHRFHFKDKPYYLVKLPYTARENTVKDLNFTVVIDENEVESKTLRIWTFFIIASIVLFGVIFLISFVFAQDIVEAIKLLTGAMNNLESWNPESLPTKRADEIGQMGRVFVGMKTELSEHQNHLEDKVVQRTTELNLTIKEIQKLKEKQDGDYFLTSLLIKPLRGIFSKSETITTSILERQLKEFSFRNKRSEIGGDLSVIDSIYLIGKKYTVFLNADAMGKSIQGAGGSLVMGTVFRSIITRTNKLKYLQERHPERWLKECFQEIHNVFVSFDGHMLISAIMGLVDEETGTMYYLNAEHPWPVLYRDGEASFLSTEHSLRKIGFTEMSGEEVLIQVFPMKIGDVIILGTDGRDDLLLSENVGSRNINDDETLFLQHVKRADGNLPEIIQSMECFGTITDDCSLMRIAFLEEKVSSIDDLNKQDEYFQRLEEGIRSYRDGDWESAIISLEHALDSEPEDSYCLRELSKLYLKSKNYEKAIPLAEKYIKLNPHDTDFLLYLAFAHKQRRNFELACDFSERLRLRDPRNFKNLMLLCEIYMHMKNIKKSESILSQLDEISPNNAKVSKLKYFWKKMAATAEV
- the pgsB gene encoding poly-gamma-glutamate synthase PgsB, encoding MKSTTFVFFLLILAILLWLFIEILIQRSIFKKIKIRIQVNGTRGKSSVTRLIRAGIAEAGHSVLAKTTGTMARIILPNNSERNVIRWGKPSILEQIQILKTAISEKANALVVECMALEPRYQYVSEVKMIRSTVAVITNVRPDHLEIMGPTLRDVTLALASSIPYNAHLFATRNEFPDIFEFACKERNTQLHWIGKEDVDSIPEEMLQTFAYWEHKENLALSLAVCEFLGIKRELAFHGMLKANPDPGALIPLEIDFFGKNLIYLNLMAANDSESTRMLRNVCKERYSKERTAYLLFNCREDRIDRSEQIAKEIASWEEIEAIFLIGKGTKYALNALNLYCKEGTKIFNWESASAEHIFESLLEQVSLQSYVLAVGNIAGIGLELNQYLKNRTLQKI